In Erpetoichthys calabaricus chromosome 4, fErpCal1.3, whole genome shotgun sequence, one genomic interval encodes:
- the LOC127527371 gene encoding olfactory receptor 1-like, whose amino-acid sequence MNQTSVSEFVLLCTVDSQKKSYAIAILIMVYLVTMFGNFLVLLVIVMNPQLQKPMFVAIATLAVIDLVGSTNIVPQLIAILSGWVAIPFGPCLVQMLVALYLGAAESFLLVFMACDRYVAVVHPLRYSTLMTKGTVWAAGTFLNILPAAFILTFLIFITELSFCNANTINYCFCDYASLVKIACNENPKYMVIMSVSAFVFGICPFIFILLSYTRIAYAALKISSADGKKKTLNTVTTHLLVVGLSNVPLLIHTMLTGAGVRLSTETNNIMIIVAFIVPPMFNPIIYSFRNKEIRSSIQKLFKTA is encoded by the coding sequence ATGAACCAAACGTCAGTGTCCGAGTTTGTCCTGCTTTGTACAGTCGACTCCCAGAAGAAAAGCTACGCCATTGCCATCCTCATTATGGTCTACCTGGTGACGATGTTTGGGAACTTCTTGGTTCTTCTAGTTATAGTAATGAATCCTCAGTTGCAAAAGCCCATGTTTGTTGCCATTGCAACTCTAGCGGTAATTGACTTGGTTGGCAGCACAAATATTGTCCCCCAACTGATCGCTATTCTTTCTGGCTGGGTGGCCATTCCGTTTGGACCTTGCTTGGTTCAGATGCTTGTAGCATTATATTTAGGGGCAGCAGAATCCTTTCTCTTGGTTTTCATGGCGTGTGACCGCTATGTAGCTGTTGTTCATCCACTGCGATATTCTACACTTATGACAAAAGGAACCGTCTGGGCTGctggtacatttttaaatattcttcctgctgcttttattttaacctttttaatttttatcactGAGCTTTCCTTTTGTAACGCTAATACCATAAATTATTGTTTTTGCGACTATGCATCACTAGTTAAAATCGCCTGCAATGAAAATCCTAAATACATGGTGATTATGTCAGTCTCTGCTTTTGTGTTTGGTATTTGtccatttatattcattttactttCCTATACAAGGATTGCTTACGCTGCTCTAAAGATCTCATCTGCTGATGGGAAGAAGAAGACTCTGAACACGGTGACCACCCATTTGCTGGTGGTGGGACTGTCCAATGTCCCACTTTTAATCCACACTATGCTAACTGGAGCAGGAGTGAGATTGTCCACCGAAACGAACAACATCATGATAATTGTGGCATTTATTGTGCCGCCAATGTTCAACCCCATAATATACAGCTTCAGAAACAAGGAGATAAGAAGCAGCATCcagaaactttttaaaactgCGTAA